Proteins co-encoded in one Arachis hypogaea cultivar Tifrunner chromosome 13, arahy.Tifrunner.gnm2.J5K5, whole genome shotgun sequence genomic window:
- the LOC112736313 gene encoding cytochrome P450 71A1: MELVLSSILEKLQHQPNSTISTICFIIISILCILKFTRRNNKINNLPPSPPKLPLIGNLHQLGTLPHQSLKALSDKYGPLLLLQLGQTQALVVSSADIVEEIVKTHDVAFSNRANTKAAKVFFYQCKDIGFAPYGEEWRKKRKLCVLELLSTNRVKSFLSVRANEVSMMINSIHEACAKESSVNLSKLIIVTSSNISYRCIFGLRFETSDDGRKSIAEVVKKLMIQFSKLGVGDLFPSLDWVDVLTGFMSRLKVIFAELDAFLEEVIEEHKRKKRDDNNKDFVDILLQLQERDMLEFELNGDTMKALLLDLLVGGSDSVSTTIEWAFAELANNPKVMKKVQEEVRRIVGGKSMIEENDLNQMKYMKCVIKETLRLHPPGPLLIPRETANSVEIKGYYIPKKVTVYINSYAIHRDPKLWDNAEEFIPERFEGNQQIDYKGIDSQFIPFGIGRRGCPGISFGVASLEYVIANLLYWFDWNVPNNNSALIDMSEISGLNISKKQPLYLKPTPYLIC; encoded by the exons atggaACTTGTTCTATCATCAATTCTAGAGAAATTGCAACATCAACCAAATTCAACCATCTCTACCATATGTTTCATAATCATAAGTATATTGTGTATTCTTAAGTTCACAAGAAGAAACAACAAGATCAATAACCTTCCACCATCTCCACCAAAGCTACCATTAATTGGAAACCTTCACCAACTAGGAACACTTCCACACCAATCCTTAAAGGCACTTTCTGACAAATATGGCCCTCTTTTGTTGCTTCAGTTAGGGCAAACTCAAGCACTAGTTGTCTCTTCAGCAGATATTGTTGAAGAAATAGTGAAAACACATGATGTTGCTTTCTCCAATAGAGCAAACACTAAAGCTGCCAAGGTATTCTTCTATCAATGCAAGGATATTGGTTTTGCACCCTATGGAGAGGAATGGAGAAAGAAAAGGAAGCTCTGTGTTCTTGAGCTTCTAAGCACAAACAGG GTAAAGTCTTTTCTTTCTGTTAGAGCAAATGAAGTATCAATGATGATTAACTCCATACATGAAGCTTGTGCAAAAGAGTCGTCAGTGAATCTATCCAAGCTGATTATTGTAACCTCAAGCAACATATCTTATAGGTGCATTTTCGGGCTAAGGTTCGAAACTAGTGATGATGGTAGGAAAAGCATTGCTGAGGTTGTGAAGAAGTTGATGATACAATTTTCAAAACTTGGGGTTGGAGATTTGTTTCCTTCGTTAGATTGGGTTGATGTTCTTACAGGTTTTATGTCAAGATTAAAGGTTATTTTTGCTGAATTAGATGCATTCTTAGAAGAGGTTATTGAAGAGcataagagaaagaaaagagatgacAATAATAAAGACTTTGTTGATATACTTCTTCAACTTCAAGAGAGGGACATGCTTGAGTTTGAGCTCAATGGAGATACCATGAAAGCACTCCTCTTG GATTTGTTAGTGGGAGGAAGTGACAGTGTTTCAACAACTATTGAATGGGCCTTTGCAGAACTTGCTAACAATCCAAAGGTAATGAAGAAAGTTCAAGAAGAGGTAAGAAGAATTGTGGGTGGAAAATCCATGATAGAAGAAAATGACTTAAATCAAATGAAGTACATGAAGTGTGTAATCAAAGAAACTCTTAGATTACATCCACCGGGTCCACTTTTAATTCCAAGAGAAACAGCAAATAGTGTGGAAATAAAAGGGTATTACATTCCCAAAAAAGTAACAGTATATATAAATTCATATGCAATTCATAGAGATCCTAAATTATGGGACAATGCTGAAGAGTTTATTCCTGAAAGATTTGAAGGTAACCAACAAATTGATTACAAGGGGATAGATTCTCAATTTATTCCATTTGGTATTGGGAGAAGGGGTTGTCCTGGAATTTCATTTGGAGTTGCTTCTCTTGAGTATGTGATTGCTAATCTTCTTTATTGGTTTGATTGGAATGTTCCTAATAATAATAGTGCATTGATAGATATGAGTGAGATAAGTGGGTTGAACATTAGCAAGAAACAACCACTTTATTTGAAGCCAACACCTTACTTAATTTGTTAa